In Deinococcus reticulitermitis, a single genomic region encodes these proteins:
- a CDS encoding DUF4129 domain-containing protein: MPAPPLLPAERPEDRPNPVHWRHGLLALLPLVLAGYWPLWVCALLGALTWLGLRLPAWASGRLILFLLVVGVSSVLGVLGALGSGPERLVSVGVGYLVSLFLAALLHLGLSMLEGGSRWGVLLVLVPGLLAPQPWLVLGVVGGLLGRPGPDDRSPPSRTPPQRPVWAVVGGLSLAVLLGGLLLPRGEMNFGALVPAQGGAPAQRGSAVPQEAAPQEIGGAGPPESASQAGSGRTGLRVRAGAGTDRLFSVLLSLSLLLGLVLSLLLYRRMAFGRAPVPLSERLIALGLILTFILTFLAAVLMQFTRSSSEGDAAPLGGLSWIAGLGRGSSGEGGREVDLTALSSFISVMLMLGLLALIALALLALRAREAEERRGGEAPGLAPLALASPQAPAVHRVRLAYRAAEEVLLGAGYARRLNETPTGYAARLASAFPQLAAPLWTLTRAYAPVRYGDDVSERGAESAEAAARELAALAPRLPSPAEPGDDPTERTSP, from the coding sequence GTGCCGGCCCCCCCTCTCCTCCCCGCCGAGCGCCCTGAGGACCGGCCCAATCCGGTGCACTGGCGCCACGGCCTGCTTGCACTGCTGCCGCTTGTCTTGGCCGGGTACTGGCCGCTGTGGGTGTGCGCGCTGCTCGGCGCCCTGACCTGGCTCGGCCTGCGCTTGCCCGCGTGGGCCTCGGGGCGGCTGATCCTCTTTCTGCTCGTCGTGGGGGTATCGTCGGTGCTCGGTGTGCTCGGGGCGCTCGGAAGCGGGCCGGAGCGACTGGTCTCGGTGGGCGTGGGCTACCTGGTGTCGCTCTTTCTCGCGGCCCTGCTTCACCTCGGCCTCAGCATGCTGGAGGGCGGCTCGCGTTGGGGAGTGCTGCTCGTGCTCGTGCCCGGATTGCTCGCGCCGCAGCCTTGGCTGGTGCTGGGGGTGGTCGGCGGTCTGCTCGGGCGCCCAGGGCCGGACGACCGCTCCCCACCCAGCCGTACGCCGCCTCAGCGCCCGGTGTGGGCGGTGGTGGGTGGGCTGAGCCTCGCAGTGCTGCTCGGCGGGTTGCTGCTTCCCCGGGGAGAGATGAACTTTGGGGCGCTGGTGCCGGCTCAGGGGGGCGCGCCGGCCCAGCGGGGCTCCGCCGTCCCGCAGGAGGCCGCCCCGCAAGAGATCGGCGGCGCGGGGCCGCCGGAGTCCGCCTCCCAGGCCGGGTCCGGGCGCACAGGACTGCGGGTCCGGGCAGGCGCGGGCACCGACCGCCTCTTCAGCGTCTTGCTTTCCCTGTCGCTGCTGCTGGGGCTGGTGCTCAGCCTGCTGCTCTACCGCCGGATGGCGTTCGGGCGGGCGCCCGTCCCGCTGTCCGAGCGCCTGATCGCCCTGGGGCTGATTCTCACCTTCATCCTGACCTTCCTGGCGGCGGTCCTGATGCAGTTCACCCGCTCCAGCTCAGAAGGGGACGCGGCTCCGCTGGGCGGGCTGTCCTGGATTGCCGGTCTGGGCCGTGGCTCCAGCGGAGAAGGCGGGCGTGAGGTGGACCTCACCGCCCTGAGTTCCTTCATCAGCGTCATGCTGATGCTCGGGCTCCTCGCGCTGATCGCCCTCGCCCTGCTCGCGCTGCGGGCACGGGAAGCGGAGGAGCGGCGCGGGGGAGAGGCCCCGGGGCTGGCCCCGCTCGCTCTCGCGTCGCCGCAAGCCCCAGCCGTGCACCGGGTGCGCCTCGCCTACCGCGCGGCGGAGGAGGTCCTGCTCGGGGCCGGCTACGCGCGCCGCCTGAACGAGACGCCCACCGGGTACGCGGCCCGGCTCGCCTCGGCCTTTCCCCAGCTCGCCGCGCCGCTGTGGACACTCACCCGCGCCTACGCTCCCGTCCGCTACGGCGACGACGTGAGTGAGAGGGGCGCCGAGAGCGCCGAGGCCGCCGCCCGCGAACTCGCCGCCCTCGCTCCCCGCCTTCCTTCGCCCGCTGAGCCGGGAGACGACCCCACCGAAAGGACTTCACCGTGA
- a CDS encoding DUF58 domain-containing protein, whose amino-acid sequence MSLPDTLLLVLPWALLLAGVAALLWVLYRRPPQVRLSREVPRAGFSGGEVPLTVRAELRSALPVRYLIEDPTPRSVVPRAAVAFSGEVLGRQKREHQTSVMLGRRGEYVWPGATLHWADPLGLCWRRTPLAGETRLDVFPGTHGLLLPDLLRPLLSEGSLSRSLGLDDPISLRGARSYLPGDPPGRVHWRLSARSGELTVRELERTAASSLTVYLDTSAGGEVYLESAVRLASSLVQEAQALGLPVSVATRAQATPTGRTPEAGRAALLALARAQLDPAPPSIPEVRPGGNLIILTAGGSDALVRGALRARAAASRVSLVALPEGFYLEPGEKPRRQWAAPPDSVRALERQAGALAEAGILVSVLRGNHSVLRLGG is encoded by the coding sequence ATGAGCCTGCCGGACACGCTGCTGCTGGTTTTGCCCTGGGCGCTGCTGCTCGCGGGGGTGGCGGCGCTGCTGTGGGTGCTCTACCGCCGCCCCCCGCAGGTGCGCCTGAGCCGCGAGGTGCCGCGTGCGGGCTTTTCGGGCGGGGAGGTGCCGCTGACCGTGCGCGCCGAACTGCGCTCGGCGTTGCCGGTCCGCTACCTGATCGAAGACCCCACGCCCCGCTCGGTGGTGCCGCGCGCCGCCGTGGCGTTCAGCGGGGAGGTGCTGGGACGTCAGAAGCGGGAGCACCAGACCTCGGTGATGCTGGGGCGCCGGGGCGAGTACGTCTGGCCGGGCGCCACCCTGCACTGGGCCGACCCCTTGGGGCTCTGCTGGCGCCGGACGCCGCTGGCCGGGGAGACGCGGCTCGACGTGTTTCCCGGCACCCACGGCCTGCTGCTGCCGGACCTGCTGCGCCCCTTGCTCTCGGAGGGGAGCCTGTCACGTAGCCTCGGTCTCGACGACCCGATCAGCCTGCGCGGAGCGCGGAGCTACCTGCCGGGGGACCCGCCGGGGCGCGTTCACTGGCGGCTGTCGGCCCGCAGCGGCGAACTCACCGTACGCGAACTCGAGCGCACCGCCGCGAGCAGCCTCACCGTCTACCTCGACACGAGCGCGGGGGGCGAGGTGTACCTCGAAAGTGCGGTGCGGCTGGCGAGCAGCCTGGTGCAGGAAGCGCAGGCGCTCGGGCTGCCGGTGTCGGTCGCCACGCGCGCTCAGGCCACCCCGACCGGGCGCACGCCGGAAGCGGGCCGCGCCGCGCTGCTTGCCCTCGCGCGGGCGCAACTCGACCCCGCGCCGCCGAGCATCCCCGAGGTCCGGCCGGGCGGCAACCTGATCATCCTGACGGCGGGCGGCAGCGACGCGCTGGTGCGCGGGGCGCTGCGGGCGCGCGCTGCGGCCAGCCGCGTGAGCCTCGTCGCGCTTCCCGAGGGCTTTTACCTTGAACCCGGCGAGAAACCGCGCCGGCAGTGGGCCGCTCCGCCCGACAGCGTGCGCGCGCTCGAGCGGCAGGCTGGGGCGCTCGCGGAGGCCGGCATCCTCGTGTCGGTGCTGCGCGGCAACCACAGCGTGCTGCGGCTGGGAGGCTGA
- a CDS encoding NUDIX hydrolase, whose amino-acid sequence MNLSRTLPIKRAAHVYLVRDRHLLLVEERMDDGSIFYGLPGGKANPGETLADAAARQVLVETGLTVSNLQFVSLLEGELLTGTRNECYANFARFTAQFHGELDPTDPEVVGVKWVPFEQTEGLMRYGPPPECEERNPLIWLPTRDFVAGTPRAYYPI is encoded by the coding sequence ATGAACCTCTCGCGCACTCTGCCGATCAAGCGCGCGGCCCACGTCTATCTCGTGCGTGACCGCCACCTCCTTTTGGTCGAGGAGCGGATGGACGACGGCTCCATCTTCTATGGCCTTCCCGGCGGCAAGGCCAACCCCGGCGAAACCCTGGCCGACGCCGCCGCGCGTCAGGTGCTCGTCGAGACGGGCCTGACCGTGAGCAACTTGCAGTTCGTCAGCCTGCTCGAAGGCGAACTGCTGACCGGCACCCGCAATGAGTGCTACGCCAACTTCGCCCGCTTTACCGCGCAGTTTCACGGCGAACTCGATCCCACCGACCCGGAAGTCGTGGGCGTCAAATGGGTGCCGTTTGAACAGACCGAAGGCCTGATGCGCTACGGCCCGCCCCCCGAGTGTGAGGAGCGTAATCCCCTGATCTGGCTTCCCACCCGTGATTTCGTGGCGGGGACTCCGCGCGCCTACTACCCGATTTAA
- a CDS encoding M-like protein, translating to MTDNSDRRDDVKSEDEISNVDLQFMGQTDEKRELDAAVRAESRVARDAEHMSKIDVMSAQSMDASDPPSTNMGDAERDDSDNKTTTDRGIGAEGTGQ from the coding sequence ATGACCGACAACTCCGACCGGCGCGACGACGTGAAGTCCGAAGATGAGATCAGTAATGTCGACCTGCAGTTCATGGGCCAGACCGACGAGAAGCGCGAACTTGACGCGGCTGTCCGGGCCGAGAGCCGGGTGGCGCGCGACGCCGAACACATGAGCAAGATCGACGTGATGAGCGCTCAGAGCATGGACGCCTCCGACCCGCCAAGCACCAACATGGGCGACGCCGAGCGCGACGACAGCGACAACAAGACCACGACGGACCGTGGGATCGGCGCAGAGGGCACCGGCCAGTAA
- the mbhE gene encoding hydrogen gas-evolving membrane-bound hydrogenase subunit E: MTIAVLLPFVLAALCAVLAPQLGRRTGYVAALAFLPAVLLAAPLLAGEAPRTEVVSWVPEIGLNLVFRGDGFSLLFAALIGVIGALASLYSVAYLSPTEKFGRFYPYLLLFGGSMLGLVLSDNLVALFGFWEMTSVTSFLLIGLWHTRSAARDGAVKAFLVSALGGLGLLAAAALLSIAGGSTNLSELDLAAVRASPLFVPALLLTLLAAFTKSAQLPFHLWLPTAMEAPTPVSAFLHSATMVKAGVVLVAKFGLIFGTSALWSGVIVPVGLLTMAWGSWLALRQTDLKALLAYSTISQLGLLMGLYGLANEEGRFAATAHLLNHAAFKAALFFVVGIVDHETGTRTIPFLHNLRRVMPVTFVIATLATLSMAGLPPLGGFISKELFYEAMLHAGPAYITVAVIGSALTFAYCARLLSIFFPLRVGLSLTQRALRQDAVKEHVHEAPLGLTVPAGLLAVTALLFGVWPQAAEALTRSAGTALAFAAYDGSLKLWHGVTPALLLTGLTWVLGGLLVWQAPAFAGLQSRLSPLWNANTVYYSLVQGLSTVASRVIARTQGLALPDQIRISLIAAGLMGGYAVWRAPQVFHSIGDLPLTILPIAVLLVAGAVGVVLSRNRLTAVVVTGLTGFGSASAFLAFRAPDLALTQLLVEAVTVILFLLAFRYLPGVRDLPRTRGRLVLDAGIALGAGVGITLLVLSSLRFLAPPISPWYLVNSYVGGGGKNAVNVLLVDFRGFDTLGEGLVVAMVALAVSSLVRLGKPGRPVVGPAEVPDHTDELPSGQTRIPEEAGGAR, from the coding sequence GTGACGATTGCCGTTTTGCTCCCCTTCGTGCTCGCTGCCCTGTGCGCCGTCCTCGCCCCCCAGCTGGGCCGGCGCACCGGCTACGTCGCCGCCCTCGCCTTTTTGCCTGCGGTGCTGCTCGCGGCGCCCCTGCTGGCCGGAGAAGCGCCGCGCACCGAGGTCGTGTCCTGGGTTCCGGAAATCGGTCTGAACCTCGTCTTTCGGGGCGACGGGTTTTCGCTGCTCTTCGCGGCCCTGATTGGAGTGATCGGGGCGCTCGCCTCGCTGTACTCGGTGGCGTACCTCTCCCCCACCGAGAAGTTCGGGCGCTTCTACCCCTACCTGCTGCTTTTCGGCGGCTCGATGCTGGGGCTGGTGCTCAGCGACAACCTCGTGGCGTTGTTCGGCTTCTGGGAGATGACGAGCGTGACCAGCTTTCTGCTGATCGGGCTGTGGCACACCCGCTCGGCGGCGCGTGACGGCGCGGTCAAGGCGTTTCTCGTCTCGGCGCTCGGCGGCCTCGGGCTGCTCGCAGCGGCGGCGCTGCTGTCCATCGCGGGCGGCAGCACCAACCTCTCGGAACTCGACCTCGCGGCGGTGCGCGCCTCTCCCCTGTTCGTCCCGGCGCTGCTGCTCACCCTGCTCGCGGCGTTTACCAAGTCGGCGCAGCTGCCCTTTCACCTGTGGTTGCCGACGGCGATGGAGGCCCCGACGCCGGTGTCGGCCTTCCTGCATTCGGCCACCATGGTCAAGGCCGGGGTGGTGCTCGTGGCCAAGTTCGGTTTGATCTTCGGCACCTCGGCGCTCTGGAGCGGCGTCATCGTTCCGGTGGGGCTGCTCACGATGGCCTGGGGCTCGTGGCTCGCGCTGCGGCAGACGGACCTCAAGGCGCTGCTCGCGTACTCGACGATCTCTCAGCTCGGGCTGCTGATGGGCCTGTATGGCCTTGCCAACGAGGAAGGGCGCTTCGCCGCCACCGCGCACCTGCTCAACCACGCCGCGTTCAAAGCGGCCCTGTTTTTCGTCGTCGGCATCGTGGATCACGAGACCGGCACGCGCACGATCCCCTTTCTGCACAACCTGCGCCGGGTCATGCCGGTCACCTTCGTGATCGCCACGCTCGCCACCCTCAGCATGGCCGGGCTGCCGCCGCTCGGGGGCTTTATTTCCAAAGAGCTGTTCTACGAGGCCATGCTGCATGCGGGGCCGGCGTACATCACGGTGGCGGTGATCGGGAGCGCCCTGACGTTCGCCTACTGCGCGCGGCTGCTGAGCATCTTCTTCCCGCTGCGGGTGGGACTGAGCCTCACCCAGCGCGCCCTGCGTCAGGACGCGGTCAAGGAGCATGTCCACGAAGCGCCGCTCGGCCTGACCGTTCCGGCGGGGCTGCTCGCCGTCACCGCGCTGCTTTTCGGGGTGTGGCCGCAGGCGGCCGAGGCCCTGACCCGCAGTGCGGGCACAGCGCTCGCTTTCGCGGCTTATGACGGTTCCCTGAAGCTCTGGCATGGGGTCACCCCGGCGCTGCTGCTGACCGGGCTCACCTGGGTGCTGGGGGGGCTGCTCGTGTGGCAGGCCCCGGCCTTCGCGGGGCTCCAGAGCCGCCTGAGCCCGCTGTGGAACGCCAACACCGTGTACTACTCGCTCGTGCAGGGCCTGAGCACCGTGGCGAGCCGGGTGATCGCGCGGACGCAGGGCCTCGCGCTCCCGGACCAGATCCGGATCTCGCTGATCGCGGCGGGCTTGATGGGCGGCTACGCCGTGTGGCGCGCGCCGCAGGTCTTTCACAGCATTGGTGACCTGCCCCTGACCATCTTGCCGATCGCCGTGCTGCTGGTGGCCGGCGCGGTGGGGGTGGTGCTCTCGCGTAACCGCCTGACCGCCGTGGTCGTGACCGGGCTCACGGGCTTCGGCAGCGCGTCGGCGTTTCTGGCGTTCCGCGCGCCGGACCTCGCGCTGACGCAGCTGCTCGTCGAGGCAGTCACGGTGATTCTTTTCCTGCTCGCCTTCCGCTACCTGCCGGGGGTCCGTGACCTGCCGCGCACCCGGGGACGGCTGGTGCTCGACGCGGGCATTGCGCTCGGCGCAGGGGTAGGCATCACGCTGCTTGTGCTTTCCAGCCTGCGTTTCCTCGCGCCGCCGATCTCGCCGTGGTACCTCGTGAATTCCTACGTGGGCGGCGGCGGCAAGAACGCCGTGAACGTGCTGCTCGTGGATTTCCGGGGCTTCGACACCCTGGGCGAGGGGCTCGTCGTGGCGATGGTGGCCCTCGCCGTCTCCAGTCTGGTGCGCCTGGGCAAGCCGGGTCGCCCGGTGGTGGGACCTGCGGAG
- a CDS encoding AAA family ATPase — protein MTSTSSPTPPPAQVQPFAAAVIANVARVLVGKEEVTRLALAGILAGGHVLLEDAPGTGKTMLARALAASLGLDFRRVQFTPDLLPSDLTGVSVFRPATGGFEFVPGPIFTGILLADEINRATPKTQSALLEAMGEGQVSESGVTHRLPQPFVVIATQNPIEHEGTYRLPEAQLDRFVLKLSVGYPSLDEEVRMLTRLQGEHPISALGAVATPADLLAAGRAVRGVHVSEDLRRYVAALAARTRRHPQVTLGGGPRASLALQGVAQALAWTQGRAFITPDDVQLAAPAVLAHRLSLGIEARMQGVTALDVVRDVLAAEPVPVEPVPMEPQPVGATAATAPGPSPER, from the coding sequence GTGACCTCGACCTCATCCCCCACCCCGCCCCCCGCCCAGGTCCAGCCGTTCGCGGCGGCCGTGATCGCCAACGTCGCCCGCGTTCTCGTCGGCAAGGAAGAGGTGACGCGGCTCGCGCTTGCGGGCATCCTCGCCGGCGGACACGTGCTGCTCGAAGACGCGCCCGGCACCGGCAAGACGATGCTCGCCCGCGCGCTCGCCGCGAGCCTCGGCCTCGATTTCCGGCGCGTGCAGTTCACGCCCGACCTGTTGCCGAGCGACCTGACCGGCGTGAGCGTGTTCCGGCCCGCGACGGGCGGCTTCGAGTTCGTACCGGGGCCGATCTTCACGGGCATCCTGCTTGCCGACGAGATCAACCGCGCCACCCCCAAGACCCAGTCGGCGCTGCTCGAGGCGATGGGGGAGGGCCAGGTCAGCGAATCGGGCGTGACGCACCGTCTGCCCCAGCCCTTCGTGGTGATCGCCACCCAGAACCCCATCGAGCACGAGGGCACCTACCGCCTGCCCGAAGCGCAGCTCGACCGCTTCGTGCTCAAGCTCTCGGTGGGCTACCCCAGCCTCGACGAGGAGGTGCGGATGCTCACGCGCCTTCAGGGGGAGCACCCGATCTCGGCGCTCGGGGCGGTGGCGACGCCTGCCGATCTGCTCGCCGCCGGGCGCGCGGTGCGCGGGGTCCACGTGAGTGAAGATCTGCGCCGCTACGTGGCGGCCCTCGCTGCCCGCACCCGCCGTCATCCGCAGGTCACGCTCGGCGGCGGCCCACGCGCCAGCCTCGCGCTGCAGGGGGTGGCGCAGGCGCTCGCGTGGACCCAGGGCCGCGCGTTCATCACCCCCGACGACGTGCAACTTGCCGCGCCCGCCGTGCTCGCGCACCGGCTCTCGCTCGGCATCGAGGCGCGGATGCAGGGGGTGACGGCGCTGGACGTGGTGCGCGACGTCCTCGCCGCCGAGCCAGTCCCCGTGGAACCAGTCCCCATGGAGCCGCAGCCGGTCGGGGCCACGGCGGCTACGGCGCCCGGCCCCTCCCCCGAGCGATGA
- the rpoD gene encoding RNA polymerase sigma factor RpoD: protein MAETAKPRVRTKVQASADEAPAESKIKTPAKPRSRPPRPAEDPATALAVPSAALSSEAPAESPVESTEAVAAPKKAAPRKAAPKKAVKAADAAAEASSDAAPEPAQAAVVAEEHAVKPARKASKPASKAKTAPAEADAAAPADGADPAPSAAAPTKLASAKPAASKEPKKETAKKDSAKAAKPAPVKGGAPEKAYYQHPSIQELLKAGRAAGILASEDIATALAAALEASGLDPESPDAFEDMQLYLAGLNIEVQDLDEDEDELEGDDLETEEVVPGTAPAQSDDDEEKYFDDMPRAVSNDPVRQYLHEIGRVSLLTLEEEIALARRIEEGEEARKQLEEDESLDDRARRRLMRQTEDGAAARQGLIEANLRLVVSIAKKYTGRGLGFLDLIQEGNQGLIRAVEKFEYRRRYKFSTYATWWIRQAINRAIADQARTIRIPVHMVETINKLTRTARQLQQELSREATHEEIAEAMGPGWDAAKVEEVQKVSQEPVSLETPIGDEKDSFYGDFIPDENLDSPVDNAAKTLLSEELEKALGKLTEREAMVLKFRKGLVDGREHTLEEVGQRFNVTRERIRQIENKALRKLKYHESRTRKLRDFLD from the coding sequence ATGGCTGAGACCGCCAAACCCCGTGTTCGCACCAAGGTCCAGGCAAGCGCCGACGAAGCGCCTGCCGAAAGCAAGATCAAGACTCCCGCCAAACCCCGCTCGCGCCCGCCCCGCCCCGCCGAAGACCCGGCGACGGCCCTGGCGGTGCCGAGCGCTGCTCTCAGCAGTGAGGCCCCAGCAGAAAGCCCCGTGGAGTCCACAGAAGCCGTCGCGGCCCCCAAGAAGGCCGCTCCCCGCAAGGCCGCGCCCAAGAAGGCCGTCAAAGCCGCCGACGCCGCTGCCGAGGCTTCCTCGGACGCGGCTCCGGAACCGGCACAGGCGGCGGTGGTTGCTGAGGAACATGCCGTGAAGCCGGCCCGCAAAGCCAGCAAACCGGCGAGCAAGGCCAAGACGGCGCCCGCTGAGGCGGACGCGGCGGCGCCTGCGGACGGGGCAGACCCGGCCCCCAGCGCCGCGGCCCCCACCAAGTTGGCCTCCGCCAAGCCGGCAGCGAGCAAGGAACCCAAGAAGGAAACCGCCAAGAAGGACAGCGCCAAGGCTGCCAAACCTGCGCCGGTCAAGGGAGGCGCCCCCGAGAAGGCCTACTACCAGCACCCGAGCATTCAGGAGCTGCTGAAGGCGGGCCGGGCGGCGGGCATCCTGGCCAGCGAGGACATCGCCACGGCGCTCGCGGCGGCGCTCGAGGCGAGTGGCCTCGATCCCGAGAGCCCCGACGCCTTCGAGGACATGCAGCTTTACCTCGCCGGCCTGAACATTGAGGTGCAGGACCTCGACGAGGATGAGGACGAGCTCGAAGGAGACGACCTCGAGACGGAGGAGGTCGTGCCCGGCACCGCGCCCGCGCAGTCCGACGACGACGAGGAAAAATACTTCGACGACATGCCGCGCGCGGTCAGCAACGACCCGGTTCGGCAGTACCTCCACGAGATCGGGCGCGTCTCGCTGCTCACCCTCGAAGAGGAGATCGCCCTCGCCCGCCGCATCGAGGAAGGCGAGGAAGCCCGCAAGCAGCTCGAAGAAGACGAGTCGCTCGACGACCGCGCCCGCCGGCGCCTGATGCGCCAGACCGAGGACGGCGCCGCGGCCCGGCAGGGGCTGATCGAGGCCAACCTGCGCCTCGTGGTCTCCATCGCCAAGAAGTACACCGGGCGCGGACTGGGCTTTCTCGACCTGATTCAGGAAGGCAACCAGGGCCTGATCCGCGCGGTCGAGAAGTTCGAGTACCGCCGCCGCTACAAGTTCTCCACCTACGCGACGTGGTGGATCCGGCAGGCGATCAACCGCGCGATTGCCGACCAGGCCCGCACCATCCGCATCCCGGTGCATATGGTCGAGACGATCAACAAGCTCACCCGCACCGCCCGGCAGCTTCAGCAGGAACTCTCGCGCGAGGCGACCCACGAGGAGATCGCCGAGGCGATGGGCCCGGGCTGGGACGCGGCCAAGGTGGAAGAGGTCCAGAAGGTCAGCCAGGAACCAGTCTCGCTCGAAACCCCGATCGGAGACGAGAAAGACTCCTTCTACGGCGACTTCATCCCTGACGAGAACCTCGACTCGCCGGTGGACAACGCTGCCAAGACGCTGCTCTCCGAAGAACTCGAAAAGGCCCTCGGCAAGCTCACCGAGCGCGAGGCGATGGTCCTGAAGTTCCGTAAGGGGCTCGTCGACGGGCGCGAGCACACGCTCGAGGAGGTGGGGCAGCGCTTCAACGTGACCCGCGAGCGGATCCGCCAGATCGAGAACAAGGCCCTGCGCAAGCTCAAGTACCACGAGAGCCGCACGCGCAAGCTGCGCGACTTCCTCGACTGA
- a CDS encoding phosphoribosyltransferase family protein gives METYKVQVGSVERELPVMEVAPGVSVALFNMLGDTEVAEEAGKALARRLPPEVDVLVTPEVKAVSLAHVISRESGKPYIVIRKTEKPYMHEPIAREVVSITTGKAQLLVLDGFDVSKVRGKRVAIVDDVVSSGGTLHSLTEIIEEVGGKVTAVIAVFTEGQERPEVTALGHLPLFKR, from the coding sequence GTGGAAACGTACAAGGTGCAGGTCGGGAGCGTCGAGCGCGAGCTGCCGGTGATGGAGGTGGCTCCGGGCGTCAGTGTGGCGCTGTTCAATATGCTCGGCGACACCGAGGTGGCCGAGGAAGCCGGCAAGGCCTTGGCCCGCAGGCTGCCGCCCGAAGTAGACGTGCTCGTCACGCCCGAGGTCAAGGCCGTGTCGCTCGCCCACGTGATCAGTCGCGAGTCGGGCAAGCCCTACATCGTGATTCGCAAAACCGAGAAGCCCTATATGCACGAGCCGATCGCACGCGAGGTGGTGAGCATCACGACTGGTAAGGCCCAACTGCTCGTGCTCGACGGCTTCGACGTGAGCAAGGTGCGGGGCAAACGGGTCGCCATCGTCGACGACGTGGTCTCCAGCGGCGGCACGCTGCACTCGCTCACTGAGATTATCGAGGAGGTCGGCGGCAAGGTCACGGCGGTGATTGCTGTCTTCACTGAGGGGCAGGAGCGTCCGGAAGTGACGGCGCTCGGGCACCTGCCGCTGTTCAAGCGCTGA
- a CDS encoding class I SAM-dependent methyltransferase — MTGGKRRKEGRGGQKIRLTRGADRPPRGAEDARVLGGPDAAPPYFEVRPAQLSPRLGGLSALTKPGVRGFPGLDPAQELLAHTLRRDRVRGAVLDLSAQGGLLASLPGVTLHAAEGSAAALTALREAGIDAQAAAPGDDLRLSWTGRHETVCLILAGDRGNAYAQSQVAWAHACTPPGAALYLAGDRDKGFDRYVRQAGAAFGSGEVIARDGGMRVARLVRRPGPPPPSPSSEGYEAFGVRVVGLPGVFSAAQPDKATAILLAQLGEPDLSGQEVLDLGCGTGLIGAWAAARGANVTLVDGDLQSVRSARLTLEASGQVGEVIHSDVDAELGERTFDLMLTNPPFHVGRGVVLDVALEFIAAAGRRLRPGGRLYLVANEPLPYERALGALGPVREAVRTQGFKVLEVVRPA; from the coding sequence ATGACAGGCGGCAAGCGGCGGAAAGAAGGCAGGGGCGGGCAAAAGATTCGGCTGACCAGGGGCGCGGACCGTCCCCCACGCGGCGCGGAGGACGCCCGCGTCCTGGGTGGCCCGGACGCGGCCCCGCCGTACTTTGAGGTGCGCCCCGCTCAGCTGTCCCCCCGGCTCGGCGGGCTGTCGGCCCTGACCAAGCCAGGGGTGCGGGGCTTTCCCGGCCTGGACCCGGCGCAGGAACTGCTGGCCCACACCCTGCGGCGAGACCGGGTCCGTGGTGCGGTGCTCGACCTGAGCGCCCAGGGGGGGCTTCTCGCCAGCCTGCCGGGGGTGACGCTCCACGCAGCCGAAGGCTCGGCGGCGGCCCTCACTGCGCTGCGGGAGGCAGGGATCGACGCCCAGGCCGCCGCGCCGGGCGATGACCTGCGCCTCTCCTGGACCGGGCGACACGAGACGGTGTGCCTGATCCTCGCCGGGGACCGGGGCAACGCCTATGCCCAGAGTCAGGTGGCCTGGGCGCACGCCTGCACGCCGCCGGGCGCTGCGCTTTATCTCGCCGGTGACCGGGACAAGGGCTTTGACCGTTACGTGCGTCAGGCGGGCGCCGCCTTCGGCAGCGGTGAGGTGATCGCCCGCGACGGGGGGATGCGGGTGGCGCGGTTGGTCCGCCGGCCCGGTCCCCCGCCCCCCTCTCCCAGCTCCGAGGGGTACGAGGCGTTCGGCGTCCGGGTGGTGGGCCTGCCGGGGGTGTTCAGCGCGGCGCAGCCAGACAAGGCGACGGCCATTTTGCTCGCTCAGCTCGGGGAGCCCGATCTGAGCGGGCAGGAGGTGCTGGACCTCGGGTGCGGCACCGGCCTGATCGGGGCCTGGGCCGCGGCGCGGGGAGCAAACGTGACGCTCGTGGACGGTGACCTCCAGAGCGTGCGCAGCGCACGCCTCACCCTGGAGGCCAGTGGTCAGGTGGGAGAGGTAATTCATTCCGATGTGGACGCCGAACTCGGCGAACGGACCTTCGACCTGATGCTGACCAACCCACCTTTTCACGTTGGGCGCGGCGTGGTGCTCGACGTGGCCCTTGAATTCATCGCGGCGGCGGGGCGACGGCTCAGGCCGGGTGGCCGGCTCTACCTCGTCGCCAACGAGCCCTTGCCGTACGAGCGTGCGCTCGGCGCCCTCGGCCCCGTGCGCGAGGCTGTGCGGACCCAGGGCTTCAAGGTATTGGAAGTGGTGCGGCCGGCTTGA